GCCATTGAAATGAATTGCGTTACAACTAAACCAGTTTATGCTTCTGTTGCATTCACCTGCGTGCAAAGTGGACCGCTGTTAAGCCAGCACCCTTCAGGGACTTTGAACTCCTTCATCAGGAGTCAAGACACTTTATTCCCATCTGCTTTTGCCCAGGTCTGGGCATATTCTTGTAAATGATGATTGTGATAATGATATTGATATTGGTAATGATCGTGATAGCCGCTAACCCTATTCTTCTCTTCTCATGCAGAATAAATTGTAAGTTTTATAATTTAGCACACCAAGTGCTAGGATCCAAAACTCAAATGCATTTGTGTGATAGTCTGAAAATTTTACATCAATGAGAGTGAAAAACATTGTTTTGTTAGTTTCCTTGAAGATGATGATACTTAAATTTACATATGCATCTACTCTTCATTTGGTATTGAAACAAATTTCTCAATTTGTAATTAGTCTAGAAGTGTCACTGACCTGCAGTATACTTGTATTTTTTGGTACCCCTCAAAATTCCTTCCCAAGCCAGTTAGTTCGTCGCCTTAATATTGTAGAACTCttgacaagaatttttttttaaacaagaagccATGCTCTTTCACTCAGGAAGAAATCTATGAAGAACACAGCTCATCTTCACTGTTAAGTTCTAGTTATCTCCCTTTAGATGTTTTTGTCAATTTAAtccaccttcattcattcatccctctccattcatttaacaagcaTTTGAGTCCCTAGTAGTCCTTGGGGCTAGAGAGGTGATCAAGACAGAAAAGGTCCCTGCTCACATGGAACTTACAGGCAGTGGTGAAGGgtagaaatttattaaaaagggaaaggaaacataAATAAGGTGCTGCAGAGAGTGATAGAATGAcctgggaaggcttcttggaggggATGTTCTTTGAGCTGAGTCCTGATCAACAGGAAGGAGCCAGCCTGAGCAAAGAagcccaggcagagggacagcaagtgcaaaggtcctgcaGCAGGGACACGcgtgctatgtgtcaggcatggAAGGAAGGTCAGTGAGCAGAGTGGTGTCCATGGAAGGACAGGAAATGGTGGTGGAGAGGAGTCAAGAGTGAGCTCTTTAATATTTATAGCAAAACAGCACAGCTTAAAATGCTCTGATATTCAGCATTCAAGTGACGCTcatatctcatttattttgtgAGGAATATGATTATTCTGTGTTTGGAGGAAGTCTTACACACAGATGAAAGACTGACTTTTTGTtttcgattttttttttacttgaaaaccATAAAAACTTCAGCTGATTTCCTTAGAGTAATCTGAAAACTTTTACTTTGCCTCTGTCTCTACTTCGTCCATTAATTAAAGATAACATAATTGATTTACTTTCTTTCATGCATGGAAAGTTGCTGTTGATACAAAATTACTGTTATTAGAACAAATTGTTAAATGCTACCCTTTAATTTTGAGAATTACACAAGATGCAGGGATGTGCAAAGATGATGCAGAGTCTACAATCCACTATTATATAAAgataattctcttttcttctaccCTTTTTCCATCTAAAATTAATTTGGAGCTGGAAGCACAAAGGCAGTGCATTCACTTTGAAGTTGAATTGGCAGAAGTAATCCAGGGAGGCAGTGGAGGAATTCCAGGAGCCAAAGATGGAACTGGGGTATATGTttgaagccagacataaaagataTGAAATCCCCATTGCTTAATATCATAACAGGGCCTGGAATAGGAGAATTTAGAGAGTATGTGTGGAATATATTTCTGCTTGTGGAAATAGTgcagaatttattcatttatccacccagcaaatatttgttaaccctgtactatgtgccaggcactaagccAGGTCTGGGGATCCATTAATGAACAAATTAGACATTCTCCCCATAAAGAAATGACCTCCTTGCATCCTTATTTCCATCTCTTGCTATTATATGAGTATCTTTTGTATCAGTGAACGATGGTGCCCTGAGAAAGTCATTTTGTTGAGACCAGTGTAAGGCCATATCATGTGGGTAGTGATAGAATCTTTCCCCAAAGGAAGTTGACATTCCCAATGTCTATCATCCATGGGAGTTGTTGAATCCTGAGTCAGGAAAAGAGGATTTGGAAGGAGCCCCTTTAGCTAGAAAGAGAGGgaattcctttcttctcttgatcCCATGAGAATGGTGGGCAGAGAGGTTGGTAGCATGTCAACCCAATGGCGGACCCTATAGGTCCTCTGAGAAGCCTGTTAAAGAGTTTCTCTGTGTGCAAGGCCCTCTCCTGGACCTTTAATGCAGGCTTGTTGATGGAGCAGCCTGGTCTCAGCTGGGCTATGGTGAACTAGAAGAAGGGTCTGCGTGCAGACAGAGGTCAGGGCTGTCAAGTGAAAAGCAAGCCTCTCTCTCTAATCAGCATGGGGCTGACCAAAGCCATTAGTCAGGTCTCCAGGTGTTCAGTGTCCAGGGCTAGAGGTTTAGCTTCCCTTCCCCATCTGAGAAATCTGCTTCCATGTGTTGTTATTACTGTACCTGTAGGGGATCCAGCTGGTTTCCTTCAGATATCTTCTTGTTACTTCAGATCTAGGTGTTAGTTACAGTAATTCTGTATCTAGTTTAGGTCCTATCTAAAAGCTACAGAAAATTTAGCCTCTGGACAGCAAACAGGGAGTCTAAGGCCATTTTCCTTATTGCCGGACAGGCAAAAATAATATGCAAGTGATGTGTGAGAGATCAGTGCTCTTAAGAGCCTAAAGCAAGTTGCTTTCAAATGTCAGTTATTATGTGAGGAGCTGGGAGATCATAGGTGTGAACACCACCCTCAATGGAGctgtcattttaaattaaaactttcaaCTTGGCTGAGTATGACATCCCATAACCACCCAGTGATTTTTATTATCACCAAAGCATTAGAAGGCTGGCCCTGAAGCTCCTCTTCCACCTGGCACGGGTGCAAACCTGGGCTCTGGCTTCCGAGTTTGGTGCCCACATGATAGCAGAGAGCAGGGGAGGAAGGATGCCGCCTCCTCTCGTTGTTGGTACCTGTGCACGGAAGCACCCCATCGCCAGAGGTGTCCCAGACAAAGGTCATGTTCTTCATTAAGATGATaaagcttcgggcttccctggtggcgcagtggttgagagtctgcctgccgatgcaggggacacgggttcgtcccccggtctgggaagatcccacgtgccgcggagcggctgcgcccgtgagccatggctgctgagcctgtgcgtccggagcctgtgctccacaacgggagaggccacaacagtgagaggcccgcgtaccgcaaaaaaagaaaaaaaagatcataaaatTTCTAAGTTAAACTTAttccacgtaccacacacacacaaaaaagataataaagtttCTAAGTTAAACTTATTCAAGCATGTTGACTTCTCCTTCTCGAGCTATCATGTAACTTTTTATTTACCGGATGATCAACCATTGTTTGTACTGTTTGAGATCTCTCGAATTCTCAGACCCAGCTTTTCCTTCCCCCAGTGAATGTCAGGCATATGTTAAAGAAACTTCAGAAATTACAATGCATTTATTACGAATGGATGAGAACCCCCCCTCCTTTCTGTCtgagaataaaaagaatacaactaAATGTATGTCTGTTTGAGTTAGGACTGAAGAGTTAAGGACTGAAAAgttgtgggtttattttttttcctaaccaggtgaaaactttttctttttcttttttctctttttgatcacaccacgaggcatgtgggatcttagtttccggACCGGGATcaaacccccatcccctgcattggaagggcagagtcttaaccactggaccgccagggaagtctgaaaacttttttttttttaaccgtgTTAAGAGGCAATTCAGCCTGATGGATAGGGTAATGAATGAAGAAGTTAAGATTCCAATCCCAAGAGTGGAATATTGAGAAAGTCATCATTCTAACCGTTCAATTTGCTCTCCTTTAAGGAGGGAGTAATCTTCACATGATTTTGTGGCAAAAAGTTAATGTGGTTCGTGCAAAGCTTAATTGTTTGCTAAAAGGATTCCTAGAAGACCAagacacttaatttttttttttttttttttttttttttttttttcggtacgcgggcctctcactgttgtggcctctcccgttgcagagcacaggctctggacgcgcaggctcagcggccatggctcacgggcctagccgctccgcggcatgtgggatcttcccggaccggggcacgaacccgtgtcccctgcatcggcaggcggactctcaaccactgcgccaccagggaagcccgaccaaGACATTTAAGTTTAGTATTAGCACAACTAGACTTAAACATGCCCCTCTTTgactttcaaaacagaaaaaggaagacaaattCTCACAAAAGCTGTTACAAAGCAGTTTCCCATTCCTAGAATCTCTAAGGGGAGACTTAGCACTGCAAGGTGAAGACACGCGTTTGTACAATTTTCCAAACTCAGCTCCAGAGTTTCTCTCTTTTTGATAAGGGATCAAACAGAGGGGTGTGTCCCCTCCAGGAGCTACCCTTCTTGACAAACTGGTCTCCAATGATACTTTCCAGAATCTTACAAAACTTCCAGAATGAAAAGAGCACGAGGTTGGTCGCATTCAACTTAAATGCTTTTATTGACAATGTCTTTGAACAATAAGCAAACAATGCTTAAATTTTTCATTCAGATTCACTTTCCACATGTCAAAAGACCTcaaggtagaaaaaaataaaataaaaatataaatatctgagAATCcatcttaataaataaattaaaaacacaataaaacgtTTTCATGGAAAACTGTTAATGTCAGAACATTCAGACCACCTCAACAATGCATGATCAGTAACGTTACAATGAACATTGATGTTGAAGAAAAACTACAGTACATGGATATAGCTATTTATTTCTAACTACCAGAAAATAAAGTCATATCTTTTCTTAGTTTAATATTGGTCATTGCTAATCAGAACACACAATTGCCAGGAACACAGTAGTTATTGTTAAAATCAGCTGCACTAGATACAATTTGAAAATATCCAGCACCAGGTTAATTCCAAAACGAACCCAATAGATTAGTTAATGCTATGAGAAgactaaagagaaagagaaaagagacacAGACCCAGGCCTGGCTCGACATGCTACTAACTACCAGCTCTCAGATGTGTCACTGGGAACAATACACACTCCATGCGTTTTGCTACATCTCCAGAAGAGGTAAGGACTTGAGTCCACACATGGATGCTGTCAAGTCCTTGAGGCCCACAGCCTGGTGTGTTTCACGCACAGGTAAGTTCCTCCCTAGGTCTATGGGAACCCTCGAGGGAAGACGTGTTCCTCCTCTCTGTAATGCACCGACTCGGGCAGTGGCACGTGCGTGCCTGCTGCCTCCCCTCTCTGCCTGCTCACAGGGCCAGCAGCGTGGGTGAGCTGAGCGAGTCAGAGGAGGGCTCGTTGCTGCTGCTGCCCTTGCGGTGGGCAGCCGCACAGCTGGGGAAGGAGTCAGCCTCAGGGTAGGTGAAGACGAAGGAAGACGTGTAAGTAGTGCAGCTGGGTGTACAGGTGACCACCGGGGTGCACAGGGGTTCCAGCTCTGTGGCCATGGGCCCCATCCCCAGGGAGCCACCATGCAGGGGCTCCCAGTCTGCTGCATAGAAGGAACcagacaggtccatgtctggcaCAGAGCGGGCGGTCTCAGAGCCGCTGGGCCTGGATGATGCTGGGAACAGGAAGTCATCAAAGGGCTCAGCCTTCAGCTCCATGCTGCTGATGCTCTTGACGGGCTCCACTGAGGGCTTGGGCTCAGGGTCATTAAGGAGGGGTAGGGTGAAGGCCTCCTCAGATTCGGGGGTGGCAGCTTCAGGCAGGCCCCCGCTCAGATCAAGGGAAGCCACAGACATTTCTTCTGGGAAGCCCATGTCATCAGGGATCTTGCAGGCAGGTCGGTGAGCTGCCAGGATGAACTCtagtttttccttctcctttagcAGGTTGGCAATCTCAGTCTGCAAAGCAGACTTCTCATCTTCTAGTTGGTCTGTTTCCTGGATAGAGAGGACAAAGCAAAGCATAAGACACGGTCTTACTCAAGGACGGTGCTCCCTTATGTCCAATCTCCAACTTTCCCCTTAAGTTTTCAAAAGAGATGAGCCAGGGGATCTACCTACCGCTTGGAGTGTGTCAGTCAGCTCCCTCCTCCGGTTCCGGCATTTGGCTGCAGCCATCTTATTCCTTTCCCTTCGGattctccttttttcctcttcttctggggaCAACTGGGTTGGGGGGGGGAGAGCAGCATTCAGTAACAGTGTCTGCCATCAGCTCCATTCACCCACCCCAGTGACACTGGCTCCTGCAGCTTCCCAGCTCCTAACACCTCTTCTGTGAAGCCATTTCTAACCTGCAGTTGAAAGCTGGGTGTGACTTGCATTTAAAATAAGAACCTCAGCAAGAGCCAAAGAAGAGCCCAGACTGAAAACATGAGATAGGAACCTATTAGGGAAGAAACTACACATTAGGGCATTTCTTAGAGTGGGACTATCAGAGCCTAACTTGGGATGGAAATGACTTGGAGCCAGGGCTCCCCGTTCGGGATGTCTAGTCATTTCCATCAATGGCTTCACCCTGTCCGCTgggctccccacctccaccagtGCTGAAGCCACACTATGCCCACCCCAGGGAAGGTGCTGAGAACTCACCTGTTCCACCTTGCCCCTCCTGCCAATGCTCTGAGCTCTGCCTCCGGTCATGGTCTTCATGACTGCAGCCCTGGAGTAAGCCCCAGCCGAGGGGGTGGGGACTCCATAGGGGTGGGGGGCTctggtctgggatggggccacGGAGGAGACCAGGGTGGGCTGCACTAGCCACTGCAGGTCCGGGCTGGTCGAAATGGCGGTCACTGTTGGGATGAAGTTGGCACTGGAGACGGCCAGATCGGTGCAGAAGTCCTAGAATGAAGCAGAAGGAGAAAGCTGACGTGAGTGAGCAGATTCTGGACGCAGGTGGGGTGAGCAGAGTTCCCAGTGCCGCATgcagcagggagagagggaggagaaaccGTTCTGCCATGGACTGCTCAGGTCTTTTTACATGCCCCCCATCCTGGATGAAAGGTTTCCCCCTTTCTTCCCAAGAATTCCGCAGCGCAGTGCCTTTTTCCTCCATCCTGCTGCTGCGTTCCCGTTATCCCTTCAGCATCACTCTCTTGAAAGGGGGTTTGTTATAAATATCTCTGACGTCTGAGCTGACGCAGGCGCCGCTCCGGAGTCTCCTGAATGAACTCGCTTTTTATCAATGAAACTGCCTTACACACCCGCCTGCttcaccccacccctcctccttgCTCCAGGCTGCGAGGGGAGGGGAGATTGCCGCTTTTTGCCGCCTCCCCAGAGGCGCCGGGCTCTAGTTGGCGAGTCTTTGCTTGGGACACTTTTGTCCCAGCGAATGTCAGAGATCAGTCAGGGAGGGCGGGCCGGGGGCAGCTCAGAATGAGCCTGCCGCGGGAAAGGAGAACCAATTCTTATTATGACAAGCTTCCGTGCGCTCCGAACAAGTTCGGGGCTCCGGAGGTAGGGCTGCTCCGGCCGGGGCAAGCTTTCCTCCCCTCCGGCGAAAGGGCTCCTCGATTCGTCTTCCTGAGCCGTCCCGCCCCGGTTTCTCCTCCCCGGTGACCCCGAGCCCCGAGCCCCGAGCCCCGGGCCCCGCGGCGGCGCGAAGCCAGCCTCACCTGCGCATTGACGGGAGAGCCCATACTGGAGAAGGAGTCGGCCGGTGAGTGGTAGTAGGAGAGGCTGTCCCCGGCCGGGGAGGCGCTGCTGCAGCGAGAGGATGACGCCTCGTAGTCGGCGTTGAAGCCAGAGAACATCATGATCGCGGGTAGTCAAAGCCGGGCGAGGGgctgagggaaggaggcaggtagGAGCTGCGCGGCAGAGCTAGGTAGGAGCGCTGTTGCTCGCTCGCTGCGCCGCCGCCTCCGGCTCTGTCTCAGCTTCTTAGCTGCTCGCTGCCGATGCGGTTGGGAGTAGTAGGCGCCGCAGCCACCGCTTTTATAACCCTTTTGTGAATGAGCCCTACACGTCACGGGGCGCAACCATTGTGGCTCTCGAGGGGTGTCGCGCGGGCCTGGCCACATCTGCGATCACCTTGCCGTCTCCGCCGCCCTCTCAGCCCCCTGCCTCCCGTCTTGTCGTGTTTCTTTATCTTGTGAGCGTTTCGCAATCTGGGTCTTGAGGTGGCTTGGAGCCCCAGAGATGAGGGACTTTGGGGATGGCTCCCCCCACGACCGCAGGGAACGGCCGTGGAAACCTGCTGACGCAGATGTCCTAATATGGACATCCTGtgtgaaggggagggagggattgacGGGAACTGCTCGCGGGCTGCAGCCAACACCGAGGGTGCA
This sequence is a window from Mesoplodon densirostris isolate mMesDen1 chromosome 4, mMesDen1 primary haplotype, whole genome shotgun sequence. Protein-coding genes within it:
- the FOS gene encoding protein c-Fos, producing the protein MMFSGFNADYEASSSRCSSASPAGDSLSYYHSPADSFSSMGSPVNAQDFCTDLAVSSANFIPTVTAISTSPDLQWLVQPTLVSSVAPSQTRAPHPYGVPTPSAGAYSRAAVMKTMTGGRAQSIGRRGKVEQLSPEEEEKRRIRRERNKMAAAKCRNRRRELTDTLQAETDQLEDEKSALQTEIANLLKEKEKLEFILAAHRPACKIPDDMGFPEEMSVASLDLSGGLPEAATPESEEAFTLPLLNDPEPKPSVEPVKSISSMELKAEPFDDFLFPASSRPSGSETARSVPDMDLSGSFYAADWEPLHGGSLGMGPMATELEPLCTPVVTCTPSCTTYTSSFVFTYPEADSFPSCAAAHRKGSSSNEPSSDSLSSPTLLAL